In one window of Vespa crabro chromosome 6, iyVesCrab1.2, whole genome shotgun sequence DNA:
- the LOC124424625 gene encoding leucine-rich melanocyte differentiation-associated protein-like produces MTSLGKLIFIDIHCRNSRTSSSTDLQKDYVESLSFAFQNLFYMPFDIIENYGNMIYTLDISHNKFCRSLHFLSEFENLTSLNLDYNNIDEFTVFPYMPKLQLLWLNHNKIDQLYPFIKNLYESMPNLKYLSLMGNTAAPSYLNGGTFYDYLQYRLFIISWFPHLVHLDDRTITPEQCQEAKRLYKRPFLESLSENAPLPECLKYLHKKLANMFSKPILPNKLQSTRGTNVII; encoded by the exons ATGACATCTCTTGGAAAACTAATATTCATAGATATTCACTGTAGGAATTCAAGAACTTCATCTTCTACTGATTTGCAAAAGGATTATGTTGAATCTTTATCCTTTgcatttcaaaatttattttatatgccatttgatattatcgaaaactATGGCAATATGATATATACTTTAGATATAagtcataataaattttgtag aagTTTACACTTTCTAtcagaatttgaaaatttaacatCTCTCAATctggattataataatatagatgaaTTTACTGTTTTCCCATATATGCCAAAACTTCAACTATTATGGTTAAATCATAACAAGATCGATCAGTTATATCCATTTATTAAGAATCTCTATGAGAGTATGCCTAATCTGAAATATTTGAGTCTTATGGGAAATACTGCTGCGCCTAGTTATCTTAATGGTGGAACGTTTTATGACTATTTACAGTATAg gTTGTTTATTATATCTTGGTTTCCACATCTTGTACACTTGGATGACCGGACAATAACTCCAGAACAATGTCAAGAAGCTAAAAGACTGTATAAGAGGCCATTCTTAGAAAGTTTATCTGAAAATGCTCCGTTACCAGAATGCCTCAAGTATTTGCATAAAAAGTTAGCAAATATGTTTTCAAAACCAATTTTGCCTAATAAATTACAAAGCACGAGAGGaacaaatgttattatttaa
- the LOC124424627 gene encoding calexcitin-2, with protein MPLSEFRKKKLLYVFNAFFDVNQSGAIDKKDFDLAVQRICNSRHWSTDNPKTQQTKDTLLKIWEELQQRADSDQDGQISRDEWYSMWEDYAKDPAHAHDWQQTYMKFMFDLEDSSGDGSIDENEFSNVCHSHGVQEAEARDAFKKMGVGNEVTRDKFFELWKQYFTSDDPNAPGNFIFGKTSF; from the exons ATGCCTCTATCAGAGTTTCGCAAGAAGAAGCTGCTCTACGTTTTCAACGCCTTCTTCG ATGTTAATCAGAGCGGTGCTATCGATAAGAAAGATTTTGATCTGGCTGTCCAG cgGATCTGCAACTCCAGACATTGGAGTACCGATAATCCGAAAACACAACAGACGAAGGATACGTTGTTAAAAATATGGGAAGAGCTACAACAACGAGCTGATTCTGATCAGGATGGACAA atcagTCGAGATGAATGGTATTCCATGTGGGAAGATTACGCTAAGGATCCAGCGCACGCGCATGATTGGCAGCAAACGTACATGAAATTCATGTTCGACCTCGAAGATTCCTCCG GTGACGGATCAATCGATGAGAACGAGTTTAGTAACGTTTGTCATAGTCATGGCGTACAGGAGGCTGAAGCTCGTGATGCTTTTAAAAAAATGGGGGTG gGTAACGAAGTAACACGAGATAAGTTCTTCGAGCTTTGGAAACAATATTTCACCTCTGATGATCCCAATGCACCTGGAAACTTTATATTCGGAAAGACCTCATTCTAA
- the LOC124424624 gene encoding peroxidase-like has protein sequence MFGRKVSWLLWFLLIGRTFDLGTAAIDVNCQNDTTAANSDQDKKNSSDLTSSESSYSNLYKYTIQNLFPVTSTFSTFSTSPTVHHVFPLPRRMTCGDTFNGQCQRNRYRSFDGTCNNLFNPTWGAANTRYGRLLLPNYADGIQAPTRSVTGNELPLSRLVSFTLFPSVAIKDNKLTLAAMQWGQIITHDMALIAGTTQSNPHSTQCCTSDGHLLHPLVSDSKCYPIVIPNNDPDYNKSNIQCVNFVRSITDLDRGCKLRYSPAAEQLTTVTHYLDLSIVYGSNDQVANNLRANIAGRMRVDIRSNREWPPAATNKSNTCNLSSPDEVCYLSGDSRVNQNTQLTVLQILLLREHNRIASILANLNPHWSDETIYQETRRIVIAEHQHISYYEWLPLFLGVKQTYDNNILYKTKGHVNDYDFRVDPSVLNEHSTAAFRYFHSLIAGYLQLINEERQSVPFPLRLSDYLNKPSIIEKNDNMDELTRGLSYQAQLASDQFFDKEITLYLFKGNKPLGEDLRAIDIHRNRDHGLASYNDFREYFNLGRAKDWNDFSDYISHDNIQKLASLYAHPDDVDLTVGGSLETHVPGTLSGPTFLRILIEQFYRTRVGDRYWYETGDPDVAFTKEQLEEIRKASISKLLCNNGDNIRLMQPKGFELVSDSNPIVKCTDLPDIDLSLWKDHGPKKKSIYESIFDYYRKLKNDIIVYFK, from the exons ATGTTTGGAAGAAAAGTGTCATGGCTGTTGTGGTTCCTTCTCATTGGCAGGACCTTTGATCTAGGAACTGCTGCCATTGATGTGAATTGTCAAAATGATACAACGGCAGCGAATTCGG aTCAAGACAAGAAGAACTCTTCGGATCTGACGAGCTCAGAATCTTCGTATAGTaacctatataaatatactattcAAAATCTCTTCCCCGTTACTTCGACGTTCAGCACATTCTCGACGTCACCTACCGTACATCATGTTTTTCCTCTACCACG ACGAATGACCTGCGGTGATACGTTCAATGGACAATGTCAGAGAAATAGATATCGTAGTTTTGACGGCACTTGCAACAATCTATTCAATCCTACGTGGGGTGCAGCCAATACACGATACGGACGTCTTCTTTTACCCAATTATGCGGACG gAATCCAAGCACCAACAAGGTCAGTTACAGGAAACGAATTACCTCTATCACGGTTGGTCAGTTTTACACTCTTTCCTAGTGTCGCTATCAAGGATAATAAGTTAACATTGGCTGCTATGCAATGGGGTCAGATTATAACTCACGATATGGCCTTGATCGCTGGAACTACGCAATCAA atCCTCATAGTACTCAATGCTGCACGTCAGATGGTCATTTATTGCATCCACTAGTAAGTGATTCCAAGTGCTACCCCATCGTTATACCTAACAATGATCCAGATTACAACAAATCCAACATACAATGTGTAAACTTCGTTCGTAGCATTACTGATCTTGACCGTGGTTGCAAGCTAAGATACAGTCCTGCTGCGGAACAG TTAACAACCGTTACACATTATCTGGATCTTTCAATCGTTTATGGATCAAACGATCAAGTTGCGAACAATTTACGTGCCAATATTGCTGGACGGATGCGCGTAGATATTCGTAGTAATAGGGAATGGCCACCAGCTGCGACAAACAAGTCAAATACTTGTAATCTCTCTAGTCCGGATGAAGTTTGTTATCTATCTG gtGATTCTCGTGTAAATCAAAATACCCAACTAACAGTATTGCAGATTTTGTTACTCAGAGAACACAATCGTATAGCTAGTATACTGGCAAATTTGAATCCACATTGGTCAGACGAAACAATTTATCAGGAAACTAGGCGCATTGTTATTGCGGAACATCAACATATATCATATTACGAATGGCTACCATTATTTCTTG GTGTCAAGCAGacgtacgataataatattctttacaaGACCAAGGGTCATGTAAACGATTACGATTTTCGTGTTGATCCAAGTGTTCTTAATGAGCATTCCACTGCTGCATTCAGATATTTCCATTCTCTTATTGCAGGCTATCTCCA ATTGATAAATGAGGAAAGACAATCAGTTCCATTCCCATTAAGACTCAGTGATTATTTGAATAAACCCagcattattgaaaaaaatgataacatGGATGAACTTACCAGAGGTTTATCTTATCAAGCACAATTGGCCAGTGATCAATTTTTTGACAAAGAA aTAACATTATACTTGTTCAAAGGTAATAAACCATTAGGCGAAGACTTACGTGCCatagatatacatagaaaTCGTGATCATGGACTCGCATCATATAACGATTTTCgagaatattttaatctaGGAAGAGCCAAAGATTGGAACGATTTTAGCGACTATATATCTCATGAT AATATTCAAAAATTGGCGAGTCTCTATGCTCATCCTGATGACGTAGATTTGACTGTTGGGGGATCTTTGGAAACACACGTACCAGGAACTCTTTCTGGTCCTACTTTCCTTCGTATTCTTATCGAACAATTCTATCGAACGCGAGTCGGCGACAGATACTGGTACGAAACTGGCGATCCTGATGTGGCATTTACCAAAG AACAATTAGAAGAAATACGAAAGGCTAGTATATCGAAACTACTTTGTAACAATGGTgataatattcgattaatGCAACCCAAAGGATTCGAACTTGTCTCCGACTC AAATCCAATTGTTAAATGCACAGATCTTCCGGACATAGATTTATCACTATGGAAAGATCATGGACCTAAAAAGAAGAGTATTTATGAATCcattttcgattattatagaaaattaaagaatgaCATAATAGTATATTTTAAGTAA